A portion of the Desulfosoma caldarium genome contains these proteins:
- the ilvD gene encoding dihydroxy-acid dehydratase, with protein sequence MRSDLMKKGPEKAPHRSLFKAMGYTREEIERPLIGIVNSFNEIIPGHIHLDKITQAVKAGVRMAGGTPIEFSTIGICDGIAMNHDGMRYSLASRELIADSVEVMAMAHPFDGLVFIPNCDKIIPGMIMAAFRLNLPCIVVSGGPMLAGRVGQRPVDLISVFEGVGALKAGIIGEQDLEELEDYACPGCGSCAGMFTANSMNCLSEALGLALPGNGTIPAVSAARYRLAKTAGMRIMDLVRHSIRPRDMITMASFENAIAVDMALGCSTNTVLHVPAIAHEAGFTLDLDLFNTISAKTPHLCSLRPGGPHFLEDLNAAGGVQGVMKELAKIGAIHLDAQTVTGFSVGKNLESVKQVDHNVIRPVDNPYHAQGGIAILYGNLAPQGAVVKQSAVAPEMLQRTGRARVFESEQDAANAILSGAIQPGDVVVIRYEGPKGGPGMQEMLTPTAAIIGMNLGKDVALITDGRFSGGTQGAAIGHVSPEAAAGGPIALVEEGDRIAIDIPAKKLELLVDEATLKARRAAWRPMPPRIQHGYLARYAKMVTSGATGAILSH encoded by the coding sequence ATGCGCAGCGACCTCATGAAAAAAGGCCCCGAAAAAGCTCCTCATCGGTCCCTTTTTAAAGCCATGGGTTACACGCGAGAAGAAATTGAGCGGCCTCTCATCGGGATTGTCAATTCGTTCAATGAAATCATTCCGGGCCACATTCATCTGGACAAGATAACACAAGCCGTGAAGGCTGGCGTGCGCATGGCCGGAGGCACACCTATTGAGTTTTCCACCATCGGGATCTGCGACGGCATTGCCATGAATCATGACGGCATGCGCTACAGCCTGGCGAGCCGGGAACTCATCGCCGATTCCGTGGAAGTCATGGCCATGGCCCATCCCTTTGACGGGCTGGTGTTCATTCCCAATTGCGACAAGATCATTCCCGGCATGATTATGGCCGCGTTTCGTTTAAACCTTCCGTGCATTGTGGTCAGCGGCGGGCCCATGTTGGCGGGCCGAGTCGGCCAGCGTCCCGTCGATTTAATTTCAGTTTTTGAAGGTGTCGGTGCGCTGAAGGCAGGAATCATTGGCGAGCAGGATTTGGAGGAACTGGAGGACTACGCCTGTCCCGGCTGTGGTTCCTGTGCCGGTATGTTCACCGCCAACTCCATGAACTGTTTGAGTGAGGCTTTGGGTCTGGCCCTTCCTGGAAACGGCACCATTCCCGCCGTATCCGCCGCCCGTTATCGCTTGGCCAAAACGGCGGGTATGCGCATTATGGACCTGGTGCGCCACAGCATACGACCACGAGACATGATCACCATGGCCTCCTTTGAAAACGCCATTGCCGTGGATATGGCTCTGGGGTGCTCCACTAATACGGTGCTGCATGTTCCGGCCATTGCCCATGAAGCTGGCTTCACACTGGACCTGGACTTGTTCAACACCATCAGTGCCAAGACACCGCACCTGTGTTCCCTGCGCCCTGGCGGTCCCCATTTTCTGGAGGATCTGAACGCTGCGGGCGGCGTTCAGGGGGTCATGAAAGAACTGGCCAAGATCGGCGCCATCCATTTGGATGCGCAAACCGTGACGGGTTTCTCTGTGGGCAAGAATCTGGAATCCGTCAAGCAGGTGGACCACAATGTCATTCGGCCCGTGGACAATCCTTACCACGCTCAGGGAGGTATCGCCATTCTGTACGGCAACTTGGCCCCTCAAGGTGCCGTGGTCAAGCAAAGTGCCGTGGCTCCGGAAATGCTGCAGCGAACCGGACGGGCGCGGGTTTTTGAAAGCGAACAGGACGCGGCTAATGCCATTCTTTCCGGGGCCATTCAGCCCGGAGACGTGGTGGTCATACGTTACGAAGGCCCCAAGGGAGGTCCCGGCATGCAGGAAATGCTCACCCCCACGGCGGCCATCATCGGCATGAACCTAGGCAAAGACGTGGCGCTCATCACCGATGGCCGGTTCAGCGGCGGCACGCAAGGAGCTGCCATCGGCCACGTCAGTCCGGAAGCGGCGGCGGGAGGGCCCATCGCTTTAGTGGAAGAAGGCGATCGCATTGCCATCGATATTCCGGCCAAGAAATTGGAGCTTCTCGTGGACGAGGCCACGCTAAAGGCGCGCCGAGCGGCGTGGCGCCCAATGCCGCCGCGCATTCAACATGGATATTTGGCGCGTTACGCCAAAATGGTCACCAGTGGCGCCACAGGGGCGATATTGTCCCATTAG
- a CDS encoding acyl-CoA dehydratase activase, protein MAFNVGVDVGSVSVNVVVIDEEQRIVWEAPYVRHFGQVMIEVRRALEEVLTRFGAAHVRSVTFTGIHGERIAGLLGAPFEVETIAQVTGTVHVAPGVRSIVSIGGQDACLFQLSYTDGSWHLDAFNMNGPCASGTGSFIDQQSARLASSIYGADFEMSHEKVQKTLEDFIALGLQHSSPAPVACRCTVFTKSDMIHLQNKGEPLPNIIAGLHYGNAANYVSTIVAARRLEEPVVFIGGVASNPLQVEAFRQYYPSLEVPPHHTSLGALGAALLSHRAGRCNTVDLERLSEGLNVVEEAFPRAPRLELRWTVFDQHNEVPSWEGRDKRVPVPVYLGVDIGSTTTKYALIDESGTLRHKCYVQTQGKPIEVTQKLLRTLLEELGAVVRIKAVATTGSGRNVVGDFLQADLILDEITAHAKGAVAVDATVDTVFEIGGQDSKYIRLEATHPLDFDMNKVCAAGTGSFLHELANKLKINIVGEFQELALASQNPVSLAERCTVFMESDLFSYLQKGARREDLIAGLCYAVVHNYLNRVVGKRPVGKKVMFLGGPSLNKAVVAAFERVLQRPLVVPPHREVMGAYGAALAVKEAWERGEVSEKRRDFQALAQATVQFTESLCRADKHCHNECKLKIYDFAGRKSIWGGDCGRFEVSHYRGPSAENVFEARQRLFWEMVREHAHVLGEPTSASSPDKGGPVVGVPMGLHALEWAPFWVRLLAALGCRVLVSPSTDNRIALKGVESMTAETCFPVKVFHGHVQTLLDHVDYIFLPNVITMPVPAPQEAGMFCPMVQSSQYMVRAALNISDDRVLRPTLSLKQGPEAVSAAVFEALPKSWRMSRSRVAAAVRAAWGYQQWFRNRVQELGRALLSRVPALDPVWIVTGRPYNLYDERLNLKLGRHLARLGIWAMPADVLDVDGEDLSDFPRMYWGLGTRILKSAKRIARTPHWFGVHLSNFSCGPDSFIEHFYRHLLESKPALILELDEHSAVAGLLTRVEAFRNVVKNVHEASLGSADWNHLAAKLSN, encoded by the coding sequence ATGGCGTTCAATGTCGGTGTGGATGTGGGATCGGTCAGCGTCAACGTGGTCGTCATCGATGAGGAGCAAAGGATCGTTTGGGAGGCGCCTTATGTGAGGCATTTTGGCCAGGTGATGATCGAGGTGCGACGAGCCTTGGAAGAGGTGTTGACCCGGTTTGGGGCGGCGCATGTGCGTTCTGTGACTTTTACGGGCATTCATGGGGAGCGGATAGCCGGCCTTCTCGGCGCTCCCTTTGAAGTGGAAACCATTGCTCAGGTCACAGGGACCGTGCATGTGGCGCCGGGAGTGCGCAGCATTGTGAGTATTGGAGGGCAAGACGCCTGCCTTTTCCAACTGAGTTATACCGATGGGTCCTGGCACCTGGATGCTTTCAACATGAACGGCCCGTGCGCTTCGGGAACAGGCTCTTTCATAGATCAACAAAGCGCGCGCCTGGCTTCATCCATCTATGGGGCCGATTTCGAGATGAGCCATGAAAAGGTACAAAAAACCTTGGAGGATTTCATCGCTTTGGGGTTGCAACACAGTTCACCCGCCCCCGTAGCCTGTCGATGCACGGTTTTTACCAAATCTGACATGATCCACTTGCAGAACAAGGGAGAACCGCTTCCCAATATTATCGCGGGCCTTCATTACGGCAATGCCGCCAATTATGTGAGCACCATTGTGGCTGCCCGCCGGTTGGAAGAGCCGGTGGTGTTCATTGGAGGCGTAGCTTCCAACCCTTTGCAGGTGGAAGCGTTTCGTCAGTATTATCCGTCTCTTGAAGTGCCTCCACACCACACATCCTTGGGCGCTTTGGGAGCGGCCTTGCTGAGTCATCGCGCAGGACGATGCAACACTGTGGACCTGGAAAGACTCTCTGAAGGTCTGAATGTTGTCGAGGAAGCGTTTCCGCGAGCCCCTCGTTTGGAACTGCGCTGGACAGTTTTTGACCAGCACAATGAGGTGCCGTCCTGGGAAGGCCGGGACAAAAGGGTTCCCGTGCCCGTCTATCTTGGAGTGGATATCGGATCGACCACCACGAAATATGCTTTGATCGATGAAAGCGGCACCTTGCGCCACAAGTGTTACGTGCAAACACAGGGGAAACCCATAGAGGTCACGCAGAAACTTTTGCGCACTTTACTGGAGGAGCTGGGCGCGGTCGTGCGTATCAAAGCCGTGGCCACCACGGGATCGGGCCGCAATGTGGTGGGGGATTTCCTTCAAGCGGATCTCATTCTGGACGAGATTACGGCGCACGCCAAAGGGGCGGTGGCGGTGGATGCGACCGTAGACACCGTCTTTGAAATTGGAGGCCAAGATTCCAAGTATATACGGCTTGAAGCCACGCATCCTTTGGACTTTGATATGAACAAGGTGTGCGCGGCGGGAACCGGCAGTTTCCTTCATGAACTGGCCAACAAGCTGAAGATCAACATCGTCGGAGAATTTCAGGAACTGGCTTTGGCGTCCCAAAATCCGGTCAGTTTGGCAGAACGCTGCACGGTGTTCATGGAATCGGACCTGTTCAGTTATCTTCAGAAGGGTGCGCGCCGTGAAGACCTCATTGCCGGACTGTGCTACGCCGTGGTGCACAATTATCTCAACCGCGTGGTGGGCAAGAGGCCCGTCGGCAAGAAAGTCATGTTTCTCGGAGGCCCTTCCCTAAACAAGGCGGTGGTGGCGGCTTTTGAACGGGTTTTGCAACGGCCTTTGGTGGTGCCACCGCATCGAGAGGTCATGGGCGCCTACGGAGCGGCCTTGGCGGTGAAGGAGGCGTGGGAGCGGGGCGAGGTTTCGGAAAAGCGGCGGGATTTTCAGGCCCTTGCCCAGGCAACGGTGCAATTTACGGAATCTTTGTGTCGTGCGGACAAACACTGCCATAACGAGTGCAAGCTCAAGATCTACGATTTTGCCGGGCGAAAGAGCATTTGGGGTGGGGACTGTGGTCGGTTTGAGGTGAGTCATTACCGAGGGCCGTCTGCGGAAAACGTCTTTGAAGCCCGGCAGCGTCTCTTTTGGGAAATGGTGCGCGAACACGCCCACGTGTTGGGGGAACCCACCAGCGCCTCATCGCCGGACAAGGGGGGGCCTGTGGTGGGTGTTCCCATGGGGCTTCATGCCTTGGAATGGGCACCTTTCTGGGTTCGACTTTTGGCGGCTTTGGGGTGTCGGGTGTTGGTCAGCCCTTCGACCGACAACCGCATCGCCCTCAAGGGCGTCGAATCCATGACCGCAGAAACCTGTTTTCCCGTCAAGGTTTTTCACGGACACGTGCAAACCCTTTTGGACCATGTGGACTATATTTTCTTGCCCAACGTCATCACCATGCCCGTTCCGGCGCCTCAGGAAGCAGGAATGTTCTGTCCGATGGTGCAAAGTTCCCAGTACATGGTGCGGGCGGCCCTGAATATTTCCGACGACCGGGTGCTGCGTCCCACTCTCTCCCTCAAGCAGGGGCCTGAAGCCGTGAGTGCCGCGGTGTTTGAGGCTCTTCCCAAATCCTGGAGAATGAGCCGAAGCCGCGTGGCGGCGGCGGTGCGTGCCGCCTGGGGGTACCAGCAATGGTTTCGCAACCGAGTCCAGGAGCTTGGGCGTGCGCTTCTCTCACGGGTTCCCGCGCTGGATCCGGTGTGGATCGTCACAGGCCGCCCCTACAACCTTTACGACGAACGCTTGAACCTTAAATTGGGACGGCATTTGGCCAGGCTGGGCATCTGGGCCATGCCGGCCGATGTGCTGGACGTGGATGGCGAGGATTTAAGCGATTTTCCACGCATGTACTGGGGTCTTGGCACACGAATTTTGAAAAGTGCCAAGCGTATTGCTCGCACGCCCCACTGGTTTGGTGTGCACCTGAGTAATTTCAGTTGTGGCCCGGATTCCTTTATAGAACATTTCTATCGGCATCTTTTGGAATCGAAACCGGCGTTGATATTAGAACTGGATGAACACAGTGCCGTAGCCGGTTTGTTGACCCGAGTGGAAGCTTTTCGCAATGTGGTTAAAAACGTTCATGAAGCCTCCCTTGGTTCGGCGGACTGGAATCATCTGGCGGCCAAGTTGAGCAACTGA
- a CDS encoding endonuclease III domain-containing protein, giving the protein MRPQPALILRRLFETLLAAFGPQGWWPADTAFEVIVGAILTQNTAWNNVTLAIERLKAKDLLNPQKILSTDPENLRECLRPSGFFNQKARYLLAFCRHLQSHHAGNLSAFLAQDMAALRQELLGIPGIGPETADSIILYAAHQPSFVVDAYTRRILANHGLVPSTIGYEALRHYFMDALPADVYLFQEFHALLVRVGHLYCRKKPRCEPCPVNAAWLDEPMETRSLP; this is encoded by the coding sequence ATGAGGCCACAGCCTGCCCTTATCTTGCGCCGTCTCTTTGAAACCCTTCTCGCCGCCTTTGGTCCTCAAGGCTGGTGGCCTGCCGACACGGCCTTTGAAGTCATCGTGGGCGCCATTCTTACGCAAAACACCGCGTGGAACAATGTGACCCTCGCCATCGAACGCCTCAAAGCCAAGGACCTTCTCAACCCTCAAAAGATCCTCTCCACAGACCCAGAAAACCTGCGCGAGTGCTTGAGACCCTCGGGCTTCTTTAATCAAAAGGCCCGTTACCTGCTGGCCTTTTGCCGACATCTTCAATCGCATCACGCAGGAAACCTCTCGGCCTTTCTCGCTCAGGACATGGCTGCGTTGAGGCAAGAACTTCTCGGTATTCCCGGAATTGGCCCTGAAACTGCCGACAGCATCATTCTCTACGCCGCCCACCAACCGAGCTTTGTCGTGGATGCCTATACTCGGCGCATCCTCGCCAACCACGGCCTGGTGCCCTCCACCATCGGCTACGAAGCGCTACGGCACTATTTTATGGACGCTCTGCCTGCCGATGTGTATCTTTTCCAAGAATTTCACGCTCTGCTCGTGCGTGTCGGGCATCTTTATTGCCGAAAAAAACCACGTTGCGAGCCATGCCCCGTGAACGCCGCGTGGCTTGACGAACCAATGGAAACGAGGAGTCTGCCATGA
- a CDS encoding class I SAM-dependent methyltransferase: MGYIFRLEDAQRMEQWAMTEPGRTVLRLERHLLQRLWNPPGPQRVLDVGCATGLTLRWLAHLGHAVTGVEPSWELVRHAQRNLPERIEVHHGFAEDLPFSDNEFDTVTLITTLEFVENPRAALAEACRVARRHVLIGTLNKWSLTGCYRRMEFLWKPSVYRHAAFLSVLSLKRLLQDVLYGSPVCHWRTCLVFPLWLTRQVEMLEDHPLFQYQPFGHFLAMRVDLRSVHRPVQEPLMEPVVGIGPSGTARSCWRLHGQGGRSTPSDAPGLGCAGHVTHTSPGIGQ, translated from the coding sequence ATGGGATACATCTTTCGTCTGGAAGATGCCCAGAGGATGGAGCAGTGGGCCATGACAGAACCCGGGCGCACGGTCCTGCGCCTAGAACGTCATCTGCTCCAACGCCTCTGGAACCCACCTGGCCCTCAGCGGGTTCTGGACGTCGGATGCGCCACGGGATTGACACTTCGTTGGCTCGCGCACCTCGGGCATGCGGTCACCGGTGTGGAGCCTTCTTGGGAGCTGGTGCGCCACGCCCAGAGAAATCTGCCGGAACGCATCGAAGTCCATCACGGATTTGCCGAAGATCTGCCATTCAGCGACAACGAATTTGATACCGTCACTTTGATCACCACGCTGGAATTCGTGGAAAACCCCCGGGCCGCCCTGGCCGAGGCGTGCCGCGTGGCGCGCCGCCACGTTCTCATCGGCACCCTCAACAAATGGTCCCTCACCGGCTGTTACCGCCGCATGGAATTCCTGTGGAAGCCCTCTGTGTACCGCCATGCGGCTTTTCTTTCAGTGCTTTCTCTCAAACGCCTGCTCCAAGACGTCCTCTACGGTTCACCGGTGTGCCACTGGAGAACGTGTCTCGTCTTCCCTTTGTGGCTCACAAGACAGGTGGAGATGCTGGAAGACCATCCTTTGTTTCAGTACCAGCCCTTTGGGCATTTCTTGGCCATGCGCGTGGATCTTCGATCCGTGCACAGGCCGGTTCAGGAACCGCTCATGGAGCCTGTGGTGGGAATCGGCCCTTCGGGCACAGCTCGATCCTGCTGGCGTCTTCACGGCCAAGGCGGTCGTTCCACTCCATCTGATGCTCCAGGCCTAGGCTGCGCCGGGCACGTCACCCATACCTCGCCGGGAATAGGTCAATAG
- a CDS encoding radical SAM protein, with protein sequence MSASSVTSTLFGPVPSRRLGRSLGIDVIPPKTCTLDCLYCESGPTTHLKLHRKAFVPPDGVLVELQDFLKRSSNSVDALTFSSAGEPTLYEPLGDLIPAIKALCRSIPVVVLTNGTLLWDAAVRRALMGADRVVPSLDAAHPEVFARLNRPHPRLDFHEVVEGLKAFRREYRGAYHLEILLVKGINDSAAHLRDLAALVRRIGPDRVELNTVVRPPAFSGTEGLTAEAMHRATVFFTSCPVDVVGSYETKGAVRVREEGSLDERVVKLVRRRPCSVVEMADALGVAVEVVRQAVERLCQSGLLDVRCFDGRPFVVPAQADEAL encoded by the coding sequence ATGAGTGCCTCTTCCGTGACCAGCACGCTCTTTGGGCCGGTGCCGTCCCGTCGGCTCGGGCGTTCCTTGGGCATCGATGTCATTCCCCCTAAGACGTGCACCTTGGATTGCCTTTATTGCGAGTCTGGCCCCACGACGCATCTGAAGCTGCACCGCAAGGCCTTTGTCCCACCGGATGGCGTGCTGGTGGAGTTGCAGGATTTCTTGAAAAGGTCTTCCAATTCAGTGGATGCGCTCACGTTTTCTTCCGCCGGGGAACCCACGCTGTACGAACCTCTCGGTGACCTTATTCCGGCCATCAAAGCTCTGTGCCGTTCCATTCCTGTGGTGGTCCTAACCAACGGAACCTTATTGTGGGACGCAGCGGTGCGCCGAGCTCTGATGGGCGCAGACCGCGTGGTGCCCTCTTTGGATGCTGCGCACCCTGAGGTTTTTGCGCGGCTCAATCGGCCGCATCCGCGTTTGGATTTCCATGAGGTTGTGGAAGGTCTTAAGGCGTTTCGTCGGGAGTATCGAGGCGCCTATCATTTGGAAATCCTTTTGGTCAAGGGAATCAATGACAGCGCCGCGCATTTGCGGGACTTGGCGGCTTTGGTGCGGCGGATCGGCCCAGATCGCGTAGAATTAAACACGGTGGTTCGACCTCCGGCCTTTTCGGGCACGGAGGGATTGACGGCTGAAGCCATGCACCGGGCTACCGTTTTTTTTACCTCGTGCCCTGTGGATGTTGTGGGAAGCTATGAAACCAAAGGGGCGGTGAGGGTTAGGGAAGAGGGCAGCCTAGACGAACGTGTCGTGAAACTGGTGCGGCGCAGGCCGTGTTCCGTAGTGGAGATGGCGGACGCTCTGGGCGTGGCGGTGGAGGTGGTGAGGCAGGCTGTGGAGAGGTTGTGCCAAAGCGGCCTTCTTGATGTTCGGTGCTTTGACGGGCGTCCCTTTGTGGTGCCGGCCCAGGCCGACGAGGCGCTGTGA
- a CDS encoding MerR family transcriptional regulator translates to MEVENTKALYPIGIVAELLNIHPRTLRIYEQEGLIKPARRGGKRFYSNNDLQWLKCLRRLLNEDGLNIAGVKKLLTVAPCWEIRGCEEFVRKSCPAILNFPVPCWDLVPRACKEKGLVCTECEVYLKKKNHVMMQRCMEEKVQDSTA, encoded by the coding sequence GTGGAGGTCGAAAACACAAAAGCCCTGTATCCCATAGGGATCGTGGCCGAGCTACTCAACATTCATCCAAGAACGTTGCGCATTTACGAGCAGGAAGGTCTGATCAAGCCGGCCCGCCGTGGCGGCAAACGCTTTTACTCCAATAATGACCTGCAGTGGCTCAAGTGTCTGCGCCGCCTGCTCAATGAAGATGGACTGAACATTGCCGGAGTCAAAAAGCTCTTGACCGTGGCTCCATGCTGGGAGATTCGAGGTTGTGAGGAGTTTGTGCGCAAGAGCTGTCCGGCGATTTTGAATTTTCCCGTGCCCTGCTGGGATTTGGTACCTCGTGCCTGCAAAGAAAAAGGGCTCGTGTGCACCGAATGTGAGGTCTATCTCAAGAAAAAGAACCATGTGATGATGCAGCGCTGCATGGAAGAAAAGGTCCAGGACTCCACAGCATGA
- the amrS gene encoding AmmeMemoRadiSam system radical SAM enzyme — protein sequence MHEARFYTSEEAKAVRCSLCAHRCLIKPDKTGMCGVRHNHDGRLYSLVYGKLIATNVDPIEKKPLFHFHPGSLSYSIATVGCNFRCLFCQNADISQAPRDQGAILGRDLSVHAVVQDALKTRCTSISYTYTEPTIFMEFAMDVGIEARKKGLKNVFVSNGYMTPEVLQKAAETFLDAANVDLKAFRDRFYKEQCGARLEPVLETLRGMKRLGIWLEVTTLLIPGLNDDPKELKELAEFLVDLGPETPWHVSRFHPTYRLTDRPSTPLTTLRQAREIGLKAGLHYVYTGNVPGDEGENTYCPQCGALLMKRYGFSTKPQGILKGACSACGASIHGVNLP from the coding sequence ATGCATGAAGCGCGCTTTTACACTTCGGAAGAAGCCAAGGCCGTACGATGCTCTCTGTGCGCGCACCGATGCCTGATCAAGCCGGACAAAACCGGCATGTGCGGCGTGCGCCACAACCACGATGGCCGCCTTTACTCCTTAGTCTATGGAAAACTGATCGCCACCAATGTGGACCCCATCGAGAAGAAACCCCTTTTTCATTTTCATCCTGGGAGTCTGAGCTATTCCATTGCCACAGTGGGGTGCAACTTTCGATGCCTGTTTTGCCAAAATGCGGACATCTCCCAGGCCCCTCGAGATCAAGGAGCCATCCTGGGCCGGGATCTTTCGGTGCACGCCGTGGTGCAGGACGCTTTAAAAACACGATGCACCAGTATCAGCTATACCTATACGGAACCCACCATCTTTATGGAATTCGCCATGGATGTGGGGATCGAAGCAAGGAAAAAGGGGTTGAAGAATGTCTTCGTTTCCAACGGTTACATGACGCCGGAGGTGCTACAGAAAGCGGCCGAAACCTTTCTCGATGCCGCCAATGTGGATTTGAAAGCCTTTCGCGATCGGTTCTACAAGGAGCAGTGCGGTGCGCGCCTAGAACCGGTCTTGGAGACACTGCGAGGCATGAAACGCTTGGGCATCTGGCTCGAAGTGACCACGCTGCTCATTCCCGGCCTCAACGATGACCCGAAAGAACTCAAGGAACTCGCCGAGTTTCTTGTTGACCTGGGACCGGAAACGCCTTGGCACGTGAGCCGATTTCATCCCACCTATCGGTTGACCGACCGGCCATCCACACCCCTGACCACGCTGCGCCAAGCTCGAGAGATCGGCCTCAAAGCGGGCCTGCACTATGTGTACACGGGTAACGTGCCGGGGGATGAAGGCGAAAACACCTACTGCCCTCAATGCGGCGCTCTGCTTATGAAGCGTTACGGCTTTTCCACTAAGCCTCAGGGAATCCTCAAAGGAGCCTGCTCGGCATGCGGGGCGTCCATTCATGGAGTGAACTTGCCGTAA
- a CDS encoding CoA activase, which yields MKGSMQASHKALDRLRRGVDRFDVTGRILLVPQMPPFGTRLLVASFRAFGVPARVLETYKGLALGKEFTSGKECFPCQVTLGDILYFLKEEKRRLGKDFDPQRYVYFLPESDGPCRFGMYNKLQRIVLDRFPEYRAIPITYLSSEDAYSVAGLLPKKKARYFRRVAYVAAVIADVMDRIVWRVRPYEMRPGLTDAFMEEALQAMEKALVAFGPTRDFSRLYDLVEDIAKTAATFMDPRKPRRPKIGIVGEIYLRSHPDSNQNIIRQIEAYGGEVVDASIAEWLNYVSYERLRKAQEQCAQAWRRGHKAEALRAAKAVVHQRLENGYQSWRQHQVYGRVLRHLDIQPDHSVRHIEHFLDHDRHFSFDIGTEAALSIGGALAYIHEGFDGIVNVFPFSCMPSTVCSAVLKPLLLERRIPYVDAPYDGTSQPNRDVILKTFLYQAQQHQKARAHHTENS from the coding sequence TTGAAAGGTTCTATGCAGGCATCGCACAAAGCTTTGGATCGATTGCGTCGAGGAGTGGATCGCTTTGATGTCACCGGGCGCATTCTTCTTGTGCCGCAAATGCCCCCCTTTGGCACGCGGCTTTTGGTGGCAAGCTTTCGCGCTTTTGGCGTGCCGGCCAGGGTTTTGGAAACCTACAAGGGGTTGGCCCTGGGTAAGGAATTCACTTCGGGTAAGGAATGCTTTCCCTGCCAGGTGACCCTTGGGGATATCCTTTATTTTCTTAAAGAAGAAAAGCGCCGGTTGGGCAAAGACTTCGATCCGCAGCGCTATGTCTATTTTCTGCCGGAGTCGGACGGTCCGTGTCGTTTCGGCATGTACAACAAGTTGCAGCGAATTGTTCTGGATCGGTTTCCGGAATACCGCGCCATACCCATCACCTATCTGTCCTCAGAGGATGCCTATTCAGTGGCCGGGTTGCTGCCTAAGAAAAAAGCGCGTTACTTTCGCCGCGTGGCCTATGTGGCGGCGGTCATCGCCGATGTGATGGACCGGATCGTGTGGCGGGTGCGCCCCTATGAAATGCGCCCGGGTCTGACGGATGCTTTCATGGAAGAAGCCCTGCAGGCCATGGAAAAGGCTCTGGTGGCCTTTGGTCCCACAAGGGATTTTAGCCGCTTGTACGATCTGGTGGAAGATATAGCCAAGACGGCGGCGACCTTCATGGATCCCAGAAAACCACGGCGACCGAAAATCGGCATTGTCGGGGAGATCTACCTGAGAAGTCACCCCGACTCAAATCAGAACATCATTCGGCAGATCGAAGCCTATGGCGGCGAAGTGGTGGATGCGTCCATTGCGGAATGGCTCAATTATGTGAGCTACGAACGGCTGCGCAAGGCCCAAGAACAGTGTGCGCAGGCATGGCGTCGCGGCCATAAGGCGGAGGCACTGCGGGCCGCCAAGGCAGTGGTCCATCAGCGTCTGGAAAACGGCTACCAGTCTTGGCGCCAGCATCAAGTCTATGGGCGGGTGCTGCGCCATCTGGACATTCAGCCGGATCACAGTGTGCGCCATATTGAACATTTTCTGGACCATGACCGTCATTTCAGTTTTGATATCGGCACGGAAGCCGCCTTGAGCATTGGGGGGGCTTTGGCTTACATTCACGAAGGTTTTGACGGCATCGTCAACGTGTTTCCCTTCAGCTGTATGCCCAGCACCGTGTGTTCCGCCGTTCTCAAACCCTTGCTCCTGGAACGGCGCATTCCATACGTGGACGCTCCCTATGACGGGACATCGCAGCCGAACCGGGATGTGATCTTAAAAACTTTTCTCTATCAAGCCCAGCAGCATCAAAAGGCGCGCGCCCACCATACCGAGAACTCATGA